One window of Deltaproteobacteria bacterium genomic DNA carries:
- a CDS encoding phenylalanine--tRNA ligase subunit beta, whose translation MKIPYSWLKEFVPSLRWNPAQVSERLTATGFEIESLEKIGEETILEIAITPNRGDCLSILGIAREVAAVTGVPLKRVGAVPRGRPSCQGRHMGLPLQLRVLAKKDCPRYAYAVLEKVRIAPSPSWLKDRLALVGIRSINNVVDATNYVLMERGQPLHAFDYHKIRGQTIIVRHAVGGEAILTLDNQTRELFGEDLVIADKEGAMAIAGVMGGQESSVTEATTTIVLESAFFNPSTVRRASRRLGLISDSSTRFERGVDFEGIPLALTRVVQLIGAIGGGGVLAGAGEVKNQKRRSRVISLTPERVNRYLGTDLKPASIRQSLSALGLVCKGVINRAPTFQVPSYRSDLTEDTDLIEELARFHGYEKIPTTLPVLKPQKRNLLSVRPAEKEIRQLLKNLGFSEAVSFSFVSPLLLRRFNPGLPAKAVSIANPISQEDSLLRPMLTPQIVEALVYNQSHQNSELRLFECQKVFSQEGEKVVETRRVAGILSGPRMPVEIEGEKQRVDFRELKGVVESLLKTIGAPDVSYEQGTQSFLHPGKSADLRLKDQTIGFLGALHPLTIAEMGIRFEPYLFEFDLDPLVAAIPARRLFQEVSRFPWVERDICLLVDRTLPALEIQKALETTACPLEEVTLFDLYQGKGMGESPVPEGKKSLAYRVRYLAKDRTLTDEEVNRFHQQVIDRARNKLGAEIR comes from the coding sequence ATGAAAATACCCTATAGCTGGCTCAAAGAATTTGTCCCTTCACTGCGCTGGAATCCGGCACAGGTGTCGGAAAGATTGACCGCTACCGGTTTTGAAATTGAATCTCTGGAGAAAATCGGTGAAGAGACGATTCTTGAAATAGCGATCACCCCCAATCGGGGGGACTGCCTCTCTATTTTGGGGATTGCGCGTGAAGTTGCGGCGGTAACCGGGGTCCCGCTGAAGAGGGTAGGGGCGGTCCCGCGTGGCCGCCCTTCTTGTCAGGGCAGACACATGGGTCTGCCCTTACAACTCCGTGTTCTCGCCAAGAAAGATTGTCCGCGGTATGCCTATGCCGTTCTCGAAAAGGTGCGGATAGCCCCGAGTCCTTCCTGGCTCAAGGATCGATTGGCCCTGGTCGGGATACGGTCGATCAACAATGTTGTCGATGCCACCAACTATGTTTTAATGGAAAGGGGTCAACCCCTGCATGCCTTTGACTATCATAAGATCCGTGGGCAGACTATTATTGTGAGGCATGCTGTTGGCGGTGAAGCGATCCTCACACTGGACAACCAGACGAGAGAACTCTTTGGCGAGGATCTTGTCATTGCGGACAAGGAAGGGGCGATGGCGATCGCCGGGGTGATGGGAGGTCAGGAATCTTCCGTGACCGAGGCGACGACAACGATTGTCCTGGAAAGCGCCTTTTTTAATCCTTCCACTGTCCGTCGGGCCAGCCGTCGGTTGGGTTTGATCAGCGATTCCTCCACTCGGTTTGAAAGAGGGGTTGATTTTGAAGGGATCCCGCTTGCCCTGACTCGTGTTGTCCAGCTGATTGGTGCGATCGGGGGAGGGGGGGTTCTTGCGGGTGCCGGGGAGGTCAAAAATCAGAAAAGGCGATCTCGTGTTATTTCCCTGACGCCGGAAAGGGTGAATCGTTATTTGGGGACCGACTTGAAACCAGCCTCTATCAGGCAATCACTGTCCGCTCTCGGTTTAGTTTGTAAGGGCGTGATTAATCGCGCCCCTACTTTCCAAGTCCCTTCCTACCGTTCGGATCTGACCGAGGATACCGATCTCATTGAAGAACTGGCCCGTTTTCATGGCTATGAAAAAATCCCGACAACGCTTCCGGTCTTAAAACCTCAGAAGAGAAATCTTCTCTCCGTGCGGCCTGCTGAAAAGGAAATCCGTCAATTACTCAAAAACCTTGGATTCTCAGAGGCGGTTTCTTTCAGTTTTGTCTCTCCTCTCCTCCTTCGGCGGTTTAATCCGGGGCTTCCGGCAAAGGCGGTTTCTATTGCCAATCCGATCAGCCAGGAAGACTCGCTCCTTCGCCCGATGCTAACCCCTCAAATTGTAGAGGCCTTGGTGTACAACCAGAGCCACCAAAATAGTGAGCTTCGACTCTTTGAGTGCCAGAAGGTTTTTTCTCAAGAGGGGGAAAAAGTGGTGGAGACCAGACGGGTGGCGGGGATTCTTTCCGGTCCGCGGATGCCTGTCGAGATTGAGGGAGAAAAACAAAGGGTCGATTTCAGAGAACTCAAAGGGGTTGTCGAGTCGCTCCTGAAAACCATCGGGGCGCCCGATGTTTCCTATGAACAGGGGACTCAATCTTTTCTCCATCCCGGAAAATCTGCCGACTTGAGGTTAAAGGATCAAACGATCGGTTTTTTGGGGGCCCTCCATCCTTTGACGATTGCTGAGATGGGGATACGGTTTGAGCCGTATCTTTTTGAATTTGATCTTGACCCTCTGGTGGCCGCAATTCCTGCAAGGAGGCTGTTTCAGGAGGTTTCCCGCTTCCCCTGGGTTGAAAGGGATATCTGTCTTCTGGTGGATCGGACCCTCCCGGCACTGGAGATTCAAAAGGCCCTGGAGACAACCGCCTGTCCCCTGGAAGAGGTTACCCTTTTTGATCTGTATCAGGGGAAGGGGATGGGTGAATCACCCGTTCCTGAGGGGAAAAAGTCTCTGGCCTACCGGGTGCGGTATTTGGCCAAAGACCGAACGTTGACGGATGAAGAGGTAAACCGGTTTCATCAACAGGTGATCGATCGGGCCAGAAACAAATTGGGTGCGGAGATTCGTTAA
- the pheS gene encoding phenylalanine--tRNA ligase subunit alpha, with translation MSSLITEIEDLGKRFAEEIVSLRHPNEILQVKANYLGKKGHLSSILRRMGEMTNEERPKVGQMANSLKGKIEEECRRLLDQLKGQLLDRKTEGERADITLPGRGLPRGHLHPVRQVMEEVEEIFVGIGFQVHEGPEVESDYYNFEALNIPADHPARDMQDTFYVGAPLTRPSATLSLEGRGTKGEGDHGSPYLLRTHTSPVQIHVMERQKPPIQMIAPGAVYRRDSDASHTPMFHQVEGLLVDQGVRFSDLKGILTLFLNEFFGRSVRLRFRPSYFPFTEPSAEVDIGCIFCRGGQRSARTCKVCKKSGWLEVMGCGMVSPAVFRRVGYDLKKISGFAFGMGIERMAMLKLGINDIRLFFENDIRFLRQF, from the coding sequence ATGAGTTCTCTGATTACAGAGATTGAGGATCTTGGGAAAAGATTTGCGGAGGAGATTGTTTCCTTGCGCCATCCGAACGAGATCCTCCAGGTCAAGGCGAATTACCTTGGCAAGAAGGGGCATCTTTCCTCCATTCTCAGACGGATGGGGGAGATGACCAATGAAGAGCGTCCGAAGGTGGGACAGATGGCCAACAGTCTCAAGGGGAAAATTGAGGAAGAGTGTCGTCGTCTCCTCGATCAGCTCAAGGGACAGCTCCTTGATCGTAAAACAGAAGGGGAACGGGCCGATATTACCTTGCCCGGCAGGGGACTGCCCAGGGGTCATCTCCATCCCGTGCGTCAGGTGATGGAAGAGGTGGAGGAGATCTTTGTCGGGATCGGTTTTCAGGTGCATGAAGGACCGGAGGTGGAGAGTGATTATTACAATTTTGAGGCGCTGAATATCCCTGCCGATCATCCGGCGCGGGATATGCAAGATACCTTCTATGTAGGGGCCCCCCTCACCCGGCCTTCGGCCACCCTCTCCCTCGAGGGGAGAGGGACAAAGGGAGAGGGTGATCACGGATCACCCTACTTACTCCGAACCCACACCTCTCCGGTGCAGATCCATGTGATGGAAAGGCAAAAACCGCCGATCCAGATGATTGCGCCGGGGGCGGTCTATCGCCGGGATTCGGATGCCTCCCACACGCCGATGTTTCACCAGGTTGAGGGTCTGTTGGTCGATCAAGGGGTCCGTTTTTCGGATCTCAAAGGGATCCTCACACTTTTTCTGAATGAATTTTTTGGCCGTTCGGTCCGGCTGAGATTCCGGCCTAGCTATTTCCCCTTCACGGAACCCTCAGCGGAGGTGGATATCGGCTGTATTTTTTGTAGAGGCGGACAGAGGTCCGCCCGTACCTGTAAGGTTTGCAAGAAAAGTGGGTGGTTGGAGGTGATGGGTTGCGGGATGGTCTCTCCCGCCGTATTTCGCAGGGTGGGGTATGACCTGAAGAAGATCAGTGGTTTCGCCTTCGGGATGGGGATTGAGCGGATGGCGATGTTGAAACTGGGGATCAATGATATCCGGCTCTTTTTTGAAAACGATATCCGCTTTTTGAGGCAGTTTTAA
- the rplT gene encoding 50S ribosomal protein L20 produces the protein MARAKRGFKARRRRNKILKRAKGFRGGQGRLIRTASEKVKRALAYATRDRKVRKRDFRSLWITRIGAAAREHGFSYSQLMGRLKKANVALDRKMLSDLAIGDPAGFARVVEIAKAA, from the coding sequence ATGGCACGAGCAAAAAGGGGTTTTAAGGCAAGACGGCGTCGGAACAAGATCCTCAAAAGGGCCAAGGGCTTTCGGGGAGGTCAGGGGAGATTGATCCGGACCGCTTCCGAAAAGGTCAAAAGGGCCTTGGCCTATGCCACGCGTGACCGCAAGGTCCGTAAGCGGGATTTCCGGAGTCTCTGGATCACCCGAATCGGGGCGGCGGCTCGCGAGCACGGTTTTTCCTACTCGCAATTGATGGGAAGGCTTAAAAAAGCCAATGTTGCTCTTGATCGGAAGATGCTTTCGGATCTGGCGATTGGCGACCCGGCAGGATTTGCCAGGGTGGTAGAAATAGCGAAGGCCGCTTAA
- the rpmI gene encoding 50S ribosomal protein L35, translating into MPKLKTNKGAKKRFRFTKSGKIKRKKAFLRHILTSKRKGRKRHLKQGALVAKSDVRAIRQLLPYG; encoded by the coding sequence ATGCCGAAACTAAAAACAAATAAGGGGGCGAAGAAAAGATTTCGCTTCACCAAGAGCGGCAAGATCAAAAGGAAAAAAGCCTTCTTGAGGCATATCCTCACTTCCAAGAGGAAGGGGAGAAAACGGCATCTCAAGCAGGGGGCGCTTGTGGCCAAGAGTGATGTCAGGGCGATCAGGCAGTTGTTACCGTACGGTTAA
- a CDS encoding translation initiation factor IF-3, with the protein MRELRINQRIRAKEVRVVDEDGKLIGVLGVPEALRLATDQGLDLVEISPSAVPPVCKIIDYGKFKYRLKKKEQEAKKHQVVVHLKEVKMRPVTDEHDFQFKMRHIKRFLKEGNKAKVTVVFKGREITYTSHGRVLMQRIMTEIGPEAKIEVPPKMDGRALIMILAPGGHV; encoded by the coding sequence ATCCGAGAGTTAAGAATCAACCAACGTATTCGAGCAAAAGAAGTTCGTGTTGTGGATGAAGATGGAAAACTGATTGGGGTTTTGGGTGTCCCTGAGGCGCTCCGGTTGGCGACGGACCAGGGACTGGATTTGGTGGAAATTTCTCCAAGTGCCGTTCCCCCGGTCTGTAAAATTATTGATTATGGAAAATTCAAGTACCGTTTGAAAAAAAAGGAACAGGAGGCCAAGAAGCATCAGGTGGTTGTTCATTTGAAGGAAGTCAAGATGCGGCCGGTAACGGACGAGCATGATTTCCAGTTCAAGATGCGCCACATCAAGCGTTTCCTGAAGGAAGGGAATAAGGCGAAGGTGACCGTTGTTTTCAAGGGACGGGAGATTACCTACACCTCCCATGGGCGTGTTCTGATGCAAAGGATTATGACCGAGATAGGGCCGGAGGCCAAGATTGAAGTCCCTCCCAAAATGGATGGGCGGGCCTTAATCATGATTTTAGCCCCGGGGGGTCACGTATAA
- the thrS gene encoding threonine--tRNA ligase, which translates to MVCRVGHENDPLERLRHSCAHIMADAVQRLFPGTKVTIGPVIDEGFFYDFDASKPFTATDLEKIEEEMGRIIKANLPFERKEVSRKEATEFFKKLGERYKVEIIEGINEAEKITLYQHGPWIDLCKGPHVGRTGDIKAFKLLSVAGAYWRGDEKREQLQRIYGTAFLSQKDLEGYLHRLKEAEARDHRKLGRELDLFSTMEEEGPGLILWHPKGARIRKVIEDFWREEHLKNGYEIVFTPHLARRDLWKTSGHLDFYKDYMYAPMEVEGADYQLKPMNCPFHIQIYKRKLRSYRELPFRWAELGTVYRYERSGVLHGLLRVRGFTQDDAHLFCRPDQLAQEVGKVLDFTLFILGSFGFKEFDIYLSTRPEKHVGSEENWAHAEGALREALTKKGIKFEVDPGEGVFYGPKIDIKIKDVLGRAWQCSTIQVDFNLPERFAMEFVSPTGARERPIMVHRALLGSLERFFGVLIEHYAGAFPLWLAPVQAVLITITDGQVPYAEKVLAALREAGLRVETDFRNEKLGGKIREAEVQKVPYMLIIGGKEAEKGMVSVRSKKDGDLGSMTIEDFAKRVNGQVFEKR; encoded by the coding sequence ATGGTTTGTAGAGTTGGACATGAGAACGATCCGCTGGAGAGATTAAGACATTCGTGTGCCCATATCATGGCGGATGCGGTGCAGAGGCTTTTTCCGGGGACGAAGGTGACGATCGGTCCGGTGATTGACGAAGGGTTTTTCTACGATTTTGATGCCTCAAAGCCGTTTACGGCGACCGACCTGGAAAAGATCGAAGAGGAGATGGGGCGGATCATCAAGGCGAATCTCCCCTTCGAGCGCAAAGAGGTTTCACGGAAGGAAGCGACCGAGTTTTTTAAAAAATTGGGGGAACGGTACAAGGTGGAGATTATTGAAGGGATCAACGAGGCGGAGAAGATCACCCTGTACCAGCATGGCCCCTGGATTGACCTTTGCAAGGGACCGCATGTTGGACGAACAGGAGATATCAAGGCATTCAAACTTCTCTCAGTTGCTGGAGCTTATTGGCGGGGCGATGAAAAGAGGGAACAGCTCCAAAGGATTTACGGCACCGCTTTTTTGAGCCAAAAAGATCTGGAAGGATACCTCCATCGCCTGAAAGAAGCCGAGGCGAGGGATCACCGAAAATTGGGGCGTGAACTGGATCTCTTCAGCACGATGGAGGAAGAGGGGCCGGGCTTAATCCTCTGGCACCCGAAGGGGGCACGGATCCGCAAGGTCATCGAAGACTTCTGGCGGGAGGAACACCTGAAGAATGGTTACGAGATTGTCTTTACACCCCATCTCGCACGCCGGGATTTGTGGAAAACCTCCGGCCACCTCGATTTCTACAAGGATTATATGTACGCGCCGATGGAGGTGGAGGGGGCCGATTATCAGCTCAAGCCGATGAACTGCCCGTTTCATATCCAGATTTACAAACGGAAACTGCGGAGTTACCGGGAACTCCCGTTCCGTTGGGCAGAATTGGGGACCGTCTATCGGTATGAACGATCGGGTGTCCTTCATGGCCTGCTCCGTGTCCGTGGTTTCACGCAGGATGATGCCCATCTTTTTTGCCGTCCCGATCAATTGGCCCAAGAGGTCGGCAAGGTTTTAGATTTTACCCTGTTCATCCTTGGCTCTTTCGGTTTCAAGGAATTTGATATCTACCTTTCCACCCGTCCGGAAAAACATGTCGGGTCGGAGGAGAACTGGGCCCATGCCGAGGGGGCGCTCCGCGAGGCGCTGACTAAAAAGGGGATAAAGTTTGAGGTTGATCCGGGAGAGGGGGTCTTTTACGGCCCGAAGATTGATATCAAGATCAAGGATGTCTTGGGACGGGCCTGGCAATGTTCGACGATTCAAGTTGATTTTAATCTCCCGGAGCGCTTCGCCATGGAGTTCGTTTCACCAACTGGCGCGCGCGAGCGTCCGATCATGGTCCATCGGGCCCTTTTGGGGTCGCTGGAACGGTTTTTTGGTGTCCTGATTGAACATTATGCCGGAGCCTTTCCCCTCTGGCTGGCGCCGGTTCAGGCGGTACTGATCACGATCACCGACGGCCAGGTGCCGTATGCCGAAAAAGTATTGGCGGCGTTGAGGGAGGCCGGGCTTCGTGTCGAAACCGATTTTCGCAACGAGAAACTGGGGGGAAAGATCCGCGAGGCGGAGGTGCAGAAGGTTCCTTACATGCTGATCATCGGTGGCAAGGAGGCGGAAAAGGGGATGGTCAGTGTTCGTAGCAAGAAAGATGGGGATTTGGGGAGTATGACCATTGAAGATTTTGCCAAGAGAGTGAATGGGCAAGTTTTTGAAAAAAGATAA
- a CDS encoding glutamyl-tRNA reductase has protein sequence MFLVVGLSHKTASLELREKFAIPPEEIGQILSALLKNQELTEAFLLSTCNRVELYLVSSDPHCAEQLAFKFFHERSSLPNPEKVLYRKRDEEAIRHFFRVTSSLDSMVVGEPQITGQVKEAYSQATSVHATGPFVNKLTHSALRTAKRVRNETEISLHPVSVSYAAVNLAEKIFGSLREKKILLVGAGEMAELAAEHFLARKVCHLTISNRTEEKAKALAERFHAATLPFESLCQNLSLFDIIMTSTSVSSPFLDSKIVALAMAERQNSPLFLIDIAVPRNIDPGVNKIPNVYLYDMDDLKGVVEEGLAERAKEAKKGEEIIENEVAAFEKYLQTRDVAPTIKELSKKIEAIREAEIQKTLASFSNLGPEAKEALESCTRAIVSKILHEPITGLKEEEQEISFSAEVVKKLFKLGNN, from the coding sequence ATGTTTTTGGTTGTTGGACTCTCCCATAAGACCGCCTCTCTGGAACTAAGGGAGAAATTTGCGATCCCTCCCGAAGAGATCGGCCAGATCCTTTCGGCACTCTTGAAAAACCAGGAGTTAACTGAGGCGTTTTTGCTGTCCACCTGCAACCGGGTCGAGCTTTATCTCGTTTCTTCGGATCCGCATTGCGCTGAACAGCTGGCTTTCAAGTTTTTTCATGAAAGGTCGTCTCTTCCCAACCCGGAAAAAGTGCTTTACCGGAAGAGGGATGAGGAGGCGATCCGGCATTTTTTTCGTGTGACCTCCAGTCTCGATTCAATGGTCGTTGGGGAGCCGCAGATTACAGGACAGGTGAAGGAGGCCTACAGTCAGGCGACTTCCGTGCACGCGACGGGTCCCTTCGTGAACAAGCTCACTCATAGCGCCCTCCGGACGGCCAAAAGGGTGAGGAATGAAACGGAGATCTCCCTGCACCCGGTTTCGGTCAGTTATGCGGCGGTGAACCTCGCGGAAAAAATCTTCGGTTCTCTGCGGGAAAAAAAGATCCTGCTCGTCGGGGCCGGAGAGATGGCGGAACTGGCGGCGGAACATTTTCTGGCGAGAAAGGTCTGTCATCTGACAATCAGCAATCGAACGGAGGAAAAGGCAAAGGCATTGGCCGAACGGTTTCATGCCGCGACCCTCCCGTTTGAATCTCTGTGTCAAAATCTCTCTCTTTTTGATATCATCATGACCTCCACCTCGGTTTCTTCCCCCTTTCTTGATTCTAAAATAGTGGCCCTCGCCATGGCCGAACGGCAGAACAGTCCGCTCTTTCTGATTGATATTGCGGTGCCGCGAAATATTGATCCGGGGGTGAATAAGATCCCGAACGTCTATCTCTATGACATGGATGATTTGAAAGGGGTTGTGGAAGAGGGGTTGGCCGAAAGGGCGAAGGAGGCCAAAAAGGGGGAGGAGATTATTGAGAATGAGGTTGCCGCCTTTGAGAAATATCTTCAGACGAGGGATGTTGCCCCGACGATCAAAGAGCTTTCCAAAAAAATAGAGGCGATCCGTGAGGCTGAAATTCAAAAGACGCTCGCCTCGTTTTCCAATCTTGGTCCTGAGGCCAAAGAGGCGCTGGAATCCTGCACCCGGGCGATTGTCAGCAAGATCCTGCATGAACCGATCACCGGCCTCAAGGAGGAAGAGCAGGAGATATCGTTCTCCGCGGAGGTCGTGAAGAAATTGTTTAAGCTTGGGAACAACTAA
- the ccsA gene encoding cytochrome c biogenesis protein CcsA yields MHLSCILGVMTFYLGATLVYLFQYIFKKNFNRVAYRILAIGFLLHTLLLFYYLFRNQYPFFVSANYSLHFVSWVILLFFLVFSRKLRLEAAGPLFIPTALLFYLISLLDQEAYRFSATVLKSPWALAHLIAMFLAFSLFLLGLGMATAFVLQQARLKNQKAPYLRLPSLEALDQMHSRTSAIGFGLLTLGILAGFGLSKGDSPREVLGSFFMGDQKQWGAWIAWIVYLAFLNLHSRSRWRGRRALFLSLLGVAVIALTFLGFKHGVN; encoded by the coding sequence ATGCATCTGTCCTGCATCCTTGGCGTGATGACCTTTTATCTGGGGGCGACCCTGGTTTATCTTTTTCAGTATATCTTTAAGAAAAATTTTAACCGCGTCGCCTACCGAATACTCGCCATCGGCTTCTTGCTCCACACGCTGCTTCTTTTTTATTACCTGTTCCGCAACCAGTACCCGTTTTTTGTCTCCGCCAATTACTCCCTCCATTTTGTTTCCTGGGTGATCTTGCTTTTCTTCCTTGTTTTTTCACGAAAACTCCGGTTGGAGGCGGCCGGGCCGCTTTTTATCCCGACGGCGCTCCTTTTCTACCTGATCTCCCTTTTGGATCAGGAGGCGTACCGTTTCAGCGCCACTGTCTTGAAGAGCCCCTGGGCGTTGGCCCACCTCATAGCCATGTTTTTGGCCTTTTCCCTCTTTCTTCTCGGCCTCGGCATGGCGACCGCCTTTGTCCTTCAGCAGGCGAGGCTTAAAAATCAAAAGGCGCCGTATCTTCGTCTCCCTTCGCTGGAGGCCTTGGACCAGATGCATAGCCGGACCTCGGCGATCGGTTTCGGACTCCTCACGTTGGGGATCCTCGCCGGCTTTGGACTCTCCAAGGGTGATTCACCCAGGGAGGTCCTCGGTTCTTTTTTTATGGGGGACCAAAAACAGTGGGGGGCCTGGATCGCCTGGATCGTCTATCTGGCTTTCTTAAATCTTCACAGCCGTTCCCGCTGGCGGGGACGTCGCGCACTTTTTCTTTCCTTGTTGGGTGTCGCGGTGATTGCGCTGACCTTTCTCGGCTTCAAGCATGGGGTGAACTGA
- a CDS encoding bifunctional precorrin-2 dehydrogenase/sirohydrochlorin ferrochelatase, with product MTSTISSWRRVLSWVPPSRAHPFRSAGRPTLATRRNNPPLVKNQGVLYTNPMRYFPINLDLQGKPVLVIGSGQVAEKKGQGFLKAGAKLRRLEAYQPGCLESVFLAVVVTDDQEIHQKIRKEAQEKRVLLNIVDHPDLCDFTFVSRLQRGEFMITVSTGGGSPALAKKVREALENQYGPEYETMTKIMSALRRPVQNQWGDRSEGLFKEFVHSPVLGWIRAGEKDKIDQLLGRLFGEGYSLERLGIQLGE from the coding sequence ATGACATCAACGATCTCCTCGTGGCGGCGGGTCCTGTCTTGGGTTCCGCCCAGCCGTGCTCACCCGTTCCGCTCGGCCGGGCGCCCGACCCTCGCCACCCGCCGCAATAACCCGCCCCTTGTCAAAAATCAAGGAGTTCTTTATACCAACCCGATGCGCTACTTTCCGATCAACCTCGATCTTCAGGGAAAACCGGTTCTGGTGATCGGCAGTGGTCAAGTGGCCGAAAAAAAGGGGCAGGGGTTTCTTAAGGCAGGGGCGAAGTTAAGGAGGCTTGAGGCGTATCAGCCCGGTTGTCTCGAATCGGTTTTTCTCGCGGTGGTGGTCACCGATGACCAGGAGATCCATCAAAAGATAAGAAAAGAGGCCCAAGAAAAAAGGGTTCTTTTGAATATTGTCGATCACCCAGACCTTTGCGATTTCACCTTTGTCTCCCGTTTGCAGAGGGGGGAATTCATGATCACCGTTTCCACCGGAGGGGGTTCGCCCGCGCTTGCCAAAAAAGTGAGAGAGGCGCTCGAAAATCAGTATGGACCTGAGTATGAAACCATGACCAAGATCATGTCCGCCTTGAGAAGGCCGGTGCAGAATCAGTGGGGGGACCGGTCGGAGGGGCTCTTTAAGGAGTTTGTCCATTCCCCGGTGTTGGGTTGGATTCGAGCAGGGGAGAAAGACAAGATTGATCAGTTGTTGGGGCGGTTGTTTGGAGAAGGGTATTCGTTGGAGCGTTTGGGAATTCAATTAGGGGAATAA
- the trxA gene encoding thioredoxin, whose translation MSSPKIKTATDQNFEKEVLQGQRPALVDFWAVWCAPCRALAPIVDEIADQYDGKVDVYKCNVDENPETPGRYGVRGIPTIILFKGGQAVDQVVGAVPKAQLEELIKRVVV comes from the coding sequence ATGTCATCCCCCAAAATCAAGACCGCGACCGACCAAAATTTTGAAAAGGAGGTTTTGCAGGGCCAGCGCCCGGCGCTCGTTGATTTTTGGGCGGTCTGGTGCGCCCCTTGCCGGGCCTTGGCCCCGATCGTTGATGAAATCGCCGATCAGTACGATGGCAAGGTGGATGTTTATAAATGCAACGTCGATGAAAACCCGGAAACCCCGGGTCGTTATGGAGTACGAGGGATTCCGACCATTATTCTCTTTAAGGGAGGACAGGCGGTCGATCAGGTGGTTGGCGCCGTCCCCAAGGCACAGCTTGAAGAATTGATCAAACGGGTGGTGGTGTAG
- a CDS encoding type II toxin-antitoxin system RelE/ParE family toxin, whose amino-acid sequence MRSFALRYTGEAKTRIRHLHPLLKQEVRLALEELQDDPYLGKPLQREFIGLRSLRVRNYRIIYKMDESKWRIDILTLGPRRVIYQDLIKK is encoded by the coding sequence TTGAGATCTTTTGCCCTTCGTTATACTGGGGAAGCCAAAACCAGGATTCGTCATCTGCACCCGTTGCTCAAACAGGAGGTTCGTTTGGCCTTGGAGGAATTGCAGGATGATCCTTATTTGGGAAAACCACTGCAGAGGGAGTTTATCGGCCTTCGCTCTCTGAGGGTTCGTAATTACCGAATTATTTACAAGATGGATGAATCGAAATGGCGGATCGATATCCTGACTTTGGGCCCTCGCAGGGTCATTTATCAGGATCTTATCAAAAAATAA
- a CDS encoding type II toxin-antitoxin system Phd/YefM family antitoxin, with the protein MIHPDKILPVTQVKRELTGLLKHLKRRGGVVAITTDGRATGVLMTTEEYEGLMESLEILGDVPLLRSLNRALRENRQGKVYSHKEVFRD; encoded by the coding sequence ATGATTCACCCTGATAAAATACTTCCGGTGACTCAGGTCAAGCGAGAACTCACGGGGCTTCTTAAGCATTTGAAAAGGCGAGGCGGGGTGGTGGCTATTACGACGGATGGGAGGGCAACGGGGGTGCTGATGACTACCGAAGAATATGAGGGTCTTATGGAATCTTTGGAAATCTTAGGTGATGTTCCACTCCTTCGTTCCCTGAATCGTGCCCTTCGGGAGAACCGCCAGGGGAAGGTTTATTCTCATAAAGAAGTCTTCCGCGATTGA